In Longimicrobium sp., the genomic window GTCCTTGAAGTCCACGGGCTTCACCACGTAGTCGTCGGCGCCCGAGCGCAGCCCCTCGAACTTGTCCTCGAAGGCGCCCTTGGCGGTCACCATCACCACGCGGGTGACGGCCCCCAGGTCGGGATGGTTCTTGATGGTGCGGCACACCTGCCAGCCATCCATCCCGGGCATCATCACGTCCAGCAGCACCAGCTCCGGCCGCACCTGCTCCATGCGCGCCAGGGCGGTGCGCCCGTCCGCGGCGATGGCCACGGTGTAGCCGCGGCTCTCCAGGTAGGCGCGCAGGATCTCCACGTTGTCGGGATTGTCGTCCACGACCAGGATGGTGCCCTTCGTATCGTCGGCCAAGGTGCTCCCCCCTGCCCATGCGGGCTGGCGGACGGTGCGTGTCGGTGCTCGCGGTGCCGCGGAAACACCGGCACCGTACCCTCGCGGCGGGCAAGAAGCGAGCCACCTGCCGGTCGATGATTCGCCGGAAGTGCAGTCGATACAGGCGTTTGTGGAGAGATGGGAGGCGGTGATTCGGAGGGATTCGGAAGATGGGGAGCGTACCCGCGGAGCCGTCCCGGAGCCCTCCCCCCGCGGCTGGGGCCGCGTACCCCCTCCCGATAACGGGCCCCGATAACGGGAGGGGGGTAACTTCGAACGCGGCGCGCAGACGATCGTGCGCTCGTCGGATGGCCGCGTGATGCGAGGCCATCCCCAGCATCGCGGCACGCTCCGCAGGCTCCCTCGCGATGAGTTCTCCCCTCCCCGCGGAGCGGGCGGAGGGGCCGGGGGAGGGGGCCTACATGGCGGGCAGGATGCCGTCTCCCACCACAGATGCCGGATCGCCGACACAATCCGCCGCGTGCCCGGGGGGACCCGGACGCGCGGCGGATGCCATCTACCGAAAAACGCGGTTCAGCCGTTGCCGAGCTCGCCCTCGCCGCGGCTCTGGCTGGCGCGCTCCTGCCGGCCTTCGCGTCCGCGGCCGCCGTTTCCGCTGCCGCTGCGGTTCACGCCGTCGAGCGGCTTGCGGCGGGCGGAGTTCACCCGCAGCTCGCTGCGGACGCCGCGCACGCCGTCCACGTCCCACGCGTCGTCGGTGGCGTAGCGCACCTCGTCGTGGTCGGGAAGCTCGCCGCGGAGCGTCACCACGCCGTCGCGCACCTCCACCGTGATGGCCTCGGCGTCTACCCAGGTGTCGTAGAAGAGCGCTTCCTCCACGTCGGTGCGAAGCTCGTCGTCGGGGCGGCGGCGCTGCTCCAGGCGGCGGTGGTACGGGCCCAGGCCGTAGCGCGCCGGGCCGTTCATCGCCTCCTCGCCCCAGGGCGCGCCCACGCCGCCGGGGTCGGCGCCGCGCCCGCCGCCGCCCATCCCCGGCCGCGGGCGGAAGTCGCCGTCGTAGCCGGTGCGCGCGCGGCGCTGCCACTCCGGCCCAAAGCCGCCCGGAGTGTACGCCTCGCGCGCCGCCTGGCCGCGGTCGAAGTTGGCGCCGCCGGGCATCACGTCGCCGCCGCGGTAGCCACCGCCAAACCCATCGTCGTAGCGGGCCATCGTCCCATCCCCCCAGAAAGAACGCGTTGGATCCCGGTCAGGTCCGGCGCTCCCCATCTCCCGAAAAGAAGGCGCGCCGGCAGGGCTCAACCGGCGCGCAACAAGCGTTCCAGCCACGGCTCCATCTCGCCCGGCGGCGGGCCGGGGGGGAGCGGGCGGCCGCGCATCTCGTGCAGCAGCCGGGCGAGGCGGTCGGGGCGGTCGGTGATGACGCCGTCCACCCCCCACTCCAGCAGCCGCCGCATGTCGCGCGGCTCGTCGATCGTCCACACGTGCACCGCCACGTTGCGCTGCTGGAGGTCGGCCAGCATCCGCGGCGTCAGCACCTGCCGCCCGCCGCGCTCCTCGGGCATCTGGAAGGCGTCGACCGTGGGCGTCCAGAGCCGCGTGGCGCGGGCGAGGTGCAGGCCGTAGAAGGCGTACATCTCCTGCGCCCCCGCGCTCTGCGGCCCCGCGTAGTCGCGGAAGCGCGCGCGGTTGTTCCGGTCGCCCGCGGCGATCAGGACGCGGTGGACGGCGTGCAGCTCGTGGACGGTGTCCCACACGGCCTGCTGCGCGCGCGCGTCCTTGATCTCCACGTTCACGCGCGCGTGCGGGAGCGCTTCGAGGACTTCGCGGAGGGTGGAGAGGCGGACGTCCCTGCCGCGCCAAGGGAACGTTTTCCCGCCGTCGGGGGTGAAGCGGAAGCCCGCGTCCAGCTGCTTCAGCTCGGCCACGGTGTGGGATGAGACGTGGCCGGTGCCGTCGGTGGTGCGGTCGACGGTGGGGTCGTGGATGACCACCGCGTCGCCGTCGCGGGTGGGCTGCACGTCGATCTCCAGCAGATCCGCGCGCCACCAGTCGAGGGCGCGGCGGAAGGCGGCCAGCGTGTTCTCGGGCGCCAGGGCGGAGCCGCCGCGGTGCGCGATCAGGAGCGGCGCGCCGGCCAGGTAGCGGTGCCCGGGGCGCGACCCGCCGCGGCGGAGAAGGGGGATCGGCACGGAGTGACGGGGGATGGGCAGAAGAAAGCGCCGGAGCGTCCGCCCCGGCGCCGAAACGCGTCAGTCGTTTTCCAGCAGCTCCTGCTCGGCCGGGTCCAGGCGGTACAGCCGGCAGAGGGAAAGGTCGATCAGGTGCCGCGCCATCAGCCGCGCCCACACCACCTTCTGCGAGTCGCAGCCGTTTTCCAGGTCGGCGCTGGCCTCGGCGTAGCGCTCGGCCAGGAAGAGCAGGATCTCCTCCACCGCGTCGGGGTGCGGCGAGGCGGGGATGCGCGAGTCGGGGGCCACGCGGTCCACCAGCAGCCCGTCGACAAAGGCCAGGAACGCGGGGAACACCATCTCGGTGAGGTGGCCGCCGGTGATGGCCTCCTCGTCGGTGAGCTCTTCCCACACCAGCTCGTTCCAGTACAGCTCCTCGGCCTCGTGGCGCAGGTACGACAGCCGCTCCGCCGGAAGCGGTTCGGCATCACCGGCCACGGTTTCCGGGGTGCGGCCCAGGATCGCGAACAGGCGCGCACGGCGCTGTTCCACGAATGCCTGCGCGGCGCCGGCGTCGGCGGTGTTCCTCGTCATCAACAGGGCTTGCTTGATGGGGTGTGGCTCGGGTTGGCCCGGGGAGCGTGAGGGCAACTTAGACCGGCGGCAGACGGGCCGCAACCGGCCCCGGAAGACTGGCGGAGCGTCACCTGCGTGTAATTTTGTGGACTGCTCCGGGGGAGGGTGGCAAGGTGGGAAAAAGAA contains:
- a CDS encoding response regulator transcription factor: MADDTKGTILVVDDNPDNVEILRAYLESRGYTVAIAADGRTALARMEQVRPELVLLDVMMPGMDGWQVCRTIKNHPDLGAVTRVVMVTAKGAFEDKFEGLRSGADDYVVKPVDFKDLLEKVERNLAARGSAA
- a CDS encoding BON domain-containing protein; this encodes MARYDDGFGGGYRGGDVMPGGANFDRGQAAREAYTPGGFGPEWQRRARTGYDGDFRPRPGMGGGGRGADPGGVGAPWGEEAMNGPARYGLGPYHRRLEQRRRPDDELRTDVEEALFYDTWVDAEAITVEVRDGVVTLRGELPDHDEVRYATDDAWDVDGVRGVRSELRVNSARRKPLDGVNRSGSGNGGRGREGRQERASQSRGEGELGNG
- a CDS encoding glycerophosphodiester phosphodiesterase codes for the protein MPIPLLRRGGSRPGHRYLAGAPLLIAHRGGSALAPENTLAAFRRALDWWRADLLEIDVQPTRDGDAVVIHDPTVDRTTDGTGHVSSHTVAELKQLDAGFRFTPDGGKTFPWRGRDVRLSTLREVLEALPHARVNVEIKDARAQQAVWDTVHELHAVHRVLIAAGDRNNRARFRDYAGPQSAGAQEMYAFYGLHLARATRLWTPTVDAFQMPEERGGRQVLTPRMLADLQQRNVAVHVWTIDEPRDMRRLLEWGVDGVITDRPDRLARLLHEMRGRPLPPGPPPGEMEPWLERLLRAG